Proteins found in one Salvia splendens isolate huo1 chromosome 10, SspV2, whole genome shotgun sequence genomic segment:
- the LOC121753342 gene encoding NASP-related protein sim3-like has translation MADGAADSTAQGPADEQNPNSVNAAIESGDDAGPEESTCDDDREKTLEFADELMARGSKAAKDSNYAEAADCYSRALEIRAAKFGELAPECVAAYYKYGCALLYKAQEESDPLASMPKKEGASREDFGKESSSKIHANVQPSAKNVEQDEGDSDSDAEDQPDGDEDESDLDLAWKMLDVARAIVEKVPGDTVETVDILSALAEVALEREDVETSQSDYLKALSMLERLVEPDSRLIAELNFRICLCLEIGSKPEEAITYCQKAISVCKLRVQRLSDEAKSSPAEESTTSEMGPTAQPSVDIESEIETLTGLCEELEKKLEDLQQLVGNPKSILSDILGGIMSAKARALEKNEPAMSSSQMGTATTGGADSPTASTAHTSSAAGVTHLGVVGRGVK, from the exons ATGGCAGATGGCGCGGCGGATTCCACAGCGCAAGGCCCCGCTGACGAGCAAAACCCTAACTCTGTCAATGCGGCGATTGAGTCCGGTGACGATGCTGGCCCCGAGGAATCCACCTGCGACGATGATAGAGAAAAGACCTTGGAATTCGCAGACGAGTTGATGGCTCGTGGCTCTAAAGCCGCCAAGGATAGCAATTACGCTGAAGCCGCTGATTGCTATAGCCGTGCCCTAGAAATCAG GGCTGCAAAATTTGGTGAACTTGCCCCTGAGTGTGTTGCTGCTTACTATAAATATGGATGTGCTCTGCTGTACAAAGCCCAAGAGGAGTCTGATCCATTGGCTTCTATGCCGAAAAAAGAGGGTGCCTCTCGTGAAGATTTCGGTAAAGAAAGTTCATCAAAAATCCATGCCAATGTCCAACCTTCTGCGAAAAATGTGGAGCAAG ATGAAGGAGACAGTGATAGTGATGCTGAAGACCAACCTGATGGCGATGAGGACGAGTCTGACCTTGATTTGGCTTGGAAGATGCTTGATGTTGCTCGGGCCATTGTGGAGAAGGTCCCAGGGGACACAGTGGAAACGGTGGACATATTGTCAGCTTTGGCAGAAGTAGCTCTAGAAAGAG AGGATGTTGAGACTTCACAGAGTGACTACTTGAAGGCACTCTCTATGTTGGAGCGCTTGGTTGAACCTGATAGTCGGCTTATCGCTGAGCT GAATTTCAGGATTTGCCTGTGTCTTGAAATTGGTTCGAAACCAGAAGAAGCTATTACATATTGTCAAAAAGCTATCTCAGTTTGCAAGTTAAGAGTTCAGCGACTTTCAGATGAAGCAAAAAGCTCCCCAGCAGAAGAATCAACCACTTCCGAGATGGGACCGACTGCTCAACCATCTGTAGATATAGAATCTGAGATTGAAACACTGACTGGTCTCTGTGAGGAACTAGAAaagaag CTTGAAGATCTTCAACAGCTTGTCGGAAACCCAAAATCCATCCTCTCAGATATCCTGGGTGGGATTATGTCTGCAAAAGCCAGGGCTCTTGAGAAGAACGAACCAGCAATGAGCTCATCGCAGATGGGCACCGCCACCACTGGTGGCGCAGACTCTCCAACTGCTTCTACAGCTCACACAAGTAGCGCTGCTGGAGTGACACATCTAGGCGTGGTGGGAAGAGGAGTCAAGTGA
- the LOC121752725 gene encoding uncharacterized protein LOC121752725 — translation MSDTEDNKTDPEQPAKLKNSKNVTVTFKLNGKNYPLWSRLMKVKIGGRGAYAHIRKEPPEPGSRGYDAWEEDDLVVFSWIVDNIENKIIADFAHHQTSKALWDSLAVTFENKADKYLIYDLEEKIITIKQGNMDLETYYRRIHGLWINVDRCQKKPITCCDEGVNQYRTHSNEKRLFKFLAGLNP, via the coding sequence ATGTCAGATACAGAGGATAACAAAACCGATCCAGAACAGCCAGCAAAATTGAAGAATAGCAAGAATGTCACGGTGACATTCAAGCTCAACGGAAAAAACTACCCATTGTGGTCTAGACTTATGAAAGTCAAGATAGGAGGCCGAGGCGCCTATGCACACATCCGGAAAGAACCCCCAGAACCGGGGAGCAGGGGATACGATGCATGGGAAGAGGATGATTTGGTGGTATTCTCGTGGATCGTCGATaacattgaaaataaaattattgccgATTTCGCTCATCATCAAACATCAAAAGCGTTGTGGGATAGTCTAGCTGTAACATTCGAGAACAAGGCAGACAAATACCTCATCTACGACTTGGAGGAGAAAATAATCACTATCAAACAAGGCAATATGGACTTGGAAACGTATTACCGGAGGATCCACGGGCTGTGGATCAATGTCGATCGCTGCCAGAAGAAGCCAATTACGTGCTGCGACGAGGGAGTCAATCAATACCGAACCCATTCAAACGAGAAACGACTGTTCAAGTTTCTGGCCGGATTGAATCCATAA